One Hemibagrus wyckioides isolate EC202008001 linkage group LG07, SWU_Hwy_1.0, whole genome shotgun sequence DNA segment encodes these proteins:
- the LOC131356661 gene encoding uncharacterized protein LOC131356661 produces the protein MATGFQESSSTVHDLIQNNNLISEGPPARYRLLTTRSNLDEGGSVRKWTFGQRGINMQNKILLMVGETGTGKTTLINVMVNYILGVKFTDEVWFEITEEGGGNQMSNQTKSQTTEITVYEVFDQNNPICLTIIDTPGYGDTVGTQYDKKIAENLYKLFRSDRGVKEIDAVCLVVKASENRLTDRQQYIFDAVLSLFGKDIENNIVIFITHSDGMPPDNALEAIKSVGIPCRKDEDNEPEHFLVNNRQTKNRSKKYNKALREAWDLTEDSLNSFFISLKEQNRKSFEQTESVLTESKRLEACISNLQSRIEFVEYKGKELAQIQKALEENREKIKKNENFTFTVTKYYKEKVLIENVSWWDRNVTSCSVCEENCHEKGCWIAWDASWCYVMKDKHCIVCTGKCLDTKHDRGNKKYVVKSTETKVRFDDLKTEYEGYNISESNIKFDTESFENVKKEQESNKKQEEEKTSIEMSLKKAITKTEKEKAELVEEAYITIIKLFEIALKPDSAFIVQSLDFLIPRAEETGKEVVAQKLRELRKIQPESQERVNTVMGYFNKLKNVVTGK, from the exons ATGGCTACAGG ATTTCAAGAGTCATCATCAACTGTACATGATTTAATCcagaataataatttaatcaGTGAAGGTCCACCTGCACGATATCGTCTCCTCACAACCAGAAGTAATCTTGATGAAGGTGGCTCAGTAAGAAAATGGACATTTGGACAGAGAGGTATCAATATGCAAAACAAAATCCTACTGATGGTAGGAGAAACTGGAACAGGCAAAACTACTCTGATCAATGTCATGGTAAATTATATACTCGGGGTGAAGTTTACAGATGAAGTATGGTTTGAGATTACAGAAGAGGGTGGAGGTAATCAAATGTCAAATCAGACAAAAAGTCAAACAACTGAAATCACTGTGTATGAGGTCTTTGACCAAAACAACCCAATCTGTCTTACTATCATTGACACTCCAGGTTATGGAGACACTGTAGGAACACAATATGACAAAAAGATCGCTGAGAATCTGTACAAACTTTTTCGCAGTGATAGAGGAGTGAAAGAAATTGATgcagtgtgtctggtagtgaaggCATCTGAGAATCGGCTCACTGACAGACAGCAATACATCTTTGATGCAGTTTTGTCCTTATTTGGTAAAGATATAGAGAACAATATTGTCATATTTATCACTCACTCAGATGGAATGCCTCCAGACAATGCTCTTGAAGCCATCAAGTCAGTAGGGATTCCCTGCAGGAAAGATGAAGATAATGAACCTGAACATTTCTTAGTTAACAATCGTCAAACTAAGAACAGGAGCAAAAAGTATAACAAAGCTCTCCGGGAAGCTTGGGATCTAACAGAGGACAgtttaaattctttcttcatttcactgaaagaacagaacagaaaaagctTTGAGCAGACTGAAAGTGTTCTGACTGAGTCCAAACGACTTGAAGCCTGTATTTCTAATCTACAAAGCCGTATTGAGTTTGTAGAGTACAAAGGTAAAGAACTGGCTCAGATTCAGAAAGCCCTTGAGGAAAACCgagaaaaaattaagaaaaatgaaaactttACTTTTACTGTCACCAAGTATTACAAGGAAAAGGTTCTCATTGAAAATGTTTCATGGTGGGACAGAAATGTTACCAGCTGCTCTGTCTGTGAGGAGAACTGTCATGAGAAAGGCTGCTGGATTGCCTGGGATGCCAGTTGGTGTTATGTCATGAAAGATAAACACTGCATTGTATGTACAGGTAAATGTCTCGACACTAAACATGACAGAGGgaataagaaatatgttgtaaAGAGCACTGAGACCAAAGTGAGGTTTGATGATCTTAAAACAGAATATGAAGGTTATAATATATCAGAATCAAATATCAAGTTTGACACAGAGTcttttgaaaatgtaaaaaaagaacaagaaagcaacaagaaacaggaagaggagaagaCCAGCATAGAGATGAGCCTGAAAAAAGCAATTACcaagactgaaaaagaaaaagctgagcTGGTGGAAGAAGCCTACATCACCATCATAAAACTTTTTGAGATTGCTTTAAAGCCAGACTCTGCTTTCATTGTTCAGTCTCTTGACTTCTTGATCCCTCGAGCTGAGGAAACTGGAAAAGAAGTTGTTGCTCAGAAACTAAGAGAGCTGAGGAAAATTCAGCCTGAATCACAGGAACGGGTTAATACTGTAATGGGGTATTTTAACAAACTCAAGAATGTTGTTActggtaaataa